A part of Rattus norvegicus strain BN/NHsdMcwi chromosome 4, GRCr8, whole genome shotgun sequence genomic DNA contains:
- the Fam115e gene encoding TRPM8 channel-associated factor 3 (The RefSeq protein has 2 substitutions compared to this genomic sequence), producing the protein MATTPDAAFEALMNGVTSWNLPKEPTPSELLLTGEAAFPVMVNDKDQVLIAASFYGHGRLVVLSHESYLLHAGLAPFLLNAVSWLCPSPEAPIAVHSSLASLVKILGDSGVNAVVQPEPREALGVYCIDAYSETLTETLIRFMKNGGGLLIGGQALTWAVHHGHEKVLSSFPGNQVTSVAGVYFTDISGNRDWFKVSKEIPNLTLYVQCEDELKYDQQQLLKGMSEMDIETGPVPSQLLVHGQRAFPLGVDNSFNCFLAAARFGRGRVVLAGHESLILNQTMLPFVLNALRWLMGNQTGRIGLASEMKALKSVLPNSSFEWSETELLTNDLSVFCSCSLGKTDPKKVEEFVAEGGGLLIGAEAWMWGRRNPDSNCMTQYPNNIILKRFGVGIISQVVQRGRFPVPNPEVINYHIRRALSQYESVIHSQGSSLQEGWLNKLSQDCFYMFQMTHQRISIYDSVKEHALKMIQSQGFPSVTEQHPITKGSSQAFLLSLAYELFKSGVDRSQLLPPPTLLSPTESPMTIKISTGNDNSWVSTGLYLPEGQVAQVTLPTEATHAKLKVLIGCHIDNISQAKTYIRPPVMTYVYHLTSSQTSISWLYGGLLYIMVPDKYNQDNVSVTISGAVSAPYFRLGKTTQEEWKNLIEHSKAPWGELATDNIILTIPTVNLKVLQDPYPLLQLWDKIVKAVAKLAARPFPFQRPERIVLDKQISFGFLHSGYPIMGLIIIVEGIINEFKIRSHGVWGVTHELGHNHQKPGWTFRPHTTEALCNLWSIYVHETVLNIPRDQAHPSLNPELRKQRIKDHLNKGAPLSNWIVWTALETYLQLQEGFGWEPFIQLFANYQTLTGLPQNNEDKMNLWVKKFSEVVQKNLAPFFKAWGWPVQHAVAKSLASLPEWQENPMKMYTAESTEHTE; encoded by the exons ATGGCAACAACTCCTGATGCTGCTTTTGAGGCCCTCATGAATGGAGTGACCAGTTGGAATCTTCCCAAAGAACCCACTCCCAGTGAGCTTCTCCTTACTGGAGAGGCAGCCTTCCCAGTGATGGTGAATGACAAGGACCAGGTGCTCATTGCTGCCTCTTTCTATGGCCACGGCCGCCTGGTGGTCCTGTCCCATGAGAGCTACCTGCTGCATGCTGGCTTGGCTCCATTTCTTCTCAATGCAGTGAGCTGGCTCTGCCCCTCCCCGGAGGCTCCCATTGCAGTGCATTCTTCCTTGGCATCATTAGTTAAAATCCTCGGGGACTCTGGGGTAAACGCAGTGGTTCAGCCTGAACCTAGAGAGGCTCTTGGAGTTTATTGCATTGATGCCTACAGTGAAACCTTGACTGAGACGCTGATCCGGTTCATGAAGAATGGAGGAGGCTTGCTAATTGGGGGCCAGGCTTTGACTTGGGCTGTTCACCATGGCCATGAAAAGGTGCTGTCCAGTTTTCCTGGAAACCAGGTGACAAGTGTGGCTGGAGTGTATTTCACAGATATCTCTGGGAATAGAGACTGGTTCAAGGTTTCTAAGGAGATACCCAATCTCACACTCTACGTCCA GTGCGAGGATGAGCTCAAGTATGACCAGCAGCAGCTCCTGAAAGGGATGTCTGAGATGGACATTGAGACAGGGCCAGTCCCCTCCCAGCTACTTGTGCATGGACAGCGAGCATTTCCCTTGGGAGTAGACAATTCATTCAACTGCTTTCTTGCAGCTGCCCGCTTCGGCCGTGGTCGGGTGGTGCTGGCGGGGCATGAGAGTTTGATACTTAATCAAACTATGCTGCCGTTTGTACTCAATGCTTTGCGCTGGCTGATGGGGAATCAGACAGGCAGAATTGGGTTAGCTTCAGAAATGAAAGCACTGAAGTCTGTGTTACCAAACAGCAGTTTCGAGTGGAGTGAAACAGAACTTCTAACCAATGACTTGAGTGTGTTTTGCAGCTGCTCCTTGGGCAAAACAGATCCCAAGAAGGTAGAGGAATTTGTTGCAGAAGGTGGAGGCTTGCTAATTGGTGCAGAGGCCTGGATGTGGGGCCGCAGGAACCCAGACTCTAACTGTATGACACAATACCCAAATAACATCATCCTTAAACGCTTTGGCCTTGGCATCATTAGCCAGGTGGTCCAGCGGGGCCGTTTCCCAGTCCCCAATCCTGAGGTGATAAACTATCACATCCGTAGAGCCCTGTCTCAATATGAGTCCGTGATCCACAGCCAGGGTAGTAGCTTACAAGAGGGCTGGTTGAATAAGCTCTCACAAGATTGTTTCTACATGTTTCAAATGACGCATCAGAGGATTTCCATCTACGATTCTGTGAAGGAACATGCCCTGAAAATGATCCAAAGCCAGGGCTTCCCAAGTGTGACTGAGCAACACCCAATCACAAAGGGCAGCTCTCAGGCTTTTCTGCTGTCCCTGGCTTATGAATTATTCAAATCCGGAGTTGACAGATCTCAGCTACTTCCCCCTCCCACCTTACTACCTCCTACGGAATCTCCAATGACTATTAAAATAAGCACAG GCAACGACAACTCCTGGGTAAGCACAGGACTCTACTTACCTGAAGGGCAGGTTGCACAAGTAACACTTCCGACTGAAGCCACTCATGCCAAACTGAAG GTCCTCATTGGCTGCCACATAGACAACATAAGCCAAGCAAAAACTTACATCCGTCCTCCTGTGATGACCTATGTGTACCACTTAACTTCATCCCAGACGTCCATCTCCTGGCTCTATGGGGGCCTTCTTTACATCATGGTGCCCGACAAATACAATCAGGATAATGTGTCTGTCACCATCAGTGGAGCTGTGTCTGCTCCATACTTCAGACTGG GTAAGACGACCCAGGAGGAATGGAAGAATCTGATCGAACACAGCAAAGCTCCGTGGGGAGAACTAGCCacagacaatatcatcctgacaATTCCAACAGTAAACCTCAAAGTCCTTCAGGACCCCTACCCACTGCTCCAACTCTGGGACAAGATAGTAAAGGCTGTAGCCAAACTGGCAGCCCGACCCTTCCCTTTCCAAAGACCTGAGAGGATTGTACTTGACAAGCAGATTTCATTTG GTTTTCTTCATTCTGGATACCCAATTATGGGCTTAATTATTATAGTGGAAGGCATCATTAATGAGTTCAAAATAAGGTCACATGGTGTTTGGGGTGTGACACATGAACTGGGCCACAATCATCAGAAGCCTGGATGGACTTTTCGACCTCACACCACTGAAGCTTTGTGTAATCTCTGGAGTATTTATGTGCACGAGACGGTTTTAAACATCCCCAGGGATCAAGCGCATCCTTCACTGAATCCCGAGCTTAGGAAGCAGAGAATCAAAGACCATCTGAACAAGGGAGCACCTCTGAGTAACTGGATTGTATGGACAGCTCTAGAAACTTATCTCCAG CTCCAGGAGGGGTTTGGGTGGGAGCCATTCATCCAGCTCTTTGCTAACTACCAAACCCTCACTGGCCTTCCTCAAAACAATGAAGACAAGATGAATCTGTGGGTGAAGAAGTTCTCTGAGGTCGTACAGAAGAATCTAGCCCCTTTCTTTAAAGCCTGGGGCTGGCCTGTCCAACATGCTGTGGCCAAAAGCCTTGCCTCTTTGCCAGAGTGGCAGGAAAACCCCATGAAAATGTATACAGCCGAAAGTACAGAACATACAGAGTGA